The DNA window TGTCACTTTAAAAACATCTGGATTGGTCAGTTTTTTCCATGCTAAAAAATCATATTGCGGATCAAATTGTTTTAATAGTAACCCGAGCAAGTTTCCATGAGTCACCGCAGCGGTTCCGTCTTTCATATCATTAAATGCTGCCATTGCACGGGTTGTTGCTTCTTTACCCGATTCGCCTCCACTAAATTTCAATTCATCATCAGTAAAGGACGCTTTTAGTTTCTCCATCCAATCTGGTAAATCTTCAGAACTTAATATGCGTTCAGCTAAGCGGTCGTCTATTGTAATCGACAAATTCAATTGCTTAGCTATCGGCTCAATAGACTGAATGGCGCGCGTGAACGGACTCGAAACAATATATTTGACTTGTCCTTGCTGCATAAATTCAGCCAAATCCTCTGCCTGTTTATTTCCTATCCCTGTTAACTGTGCATCTGGTGCCTGACCAGTCGCTTGGCAATGTCTAATTAGATAAATGGTTTTGTTCATAATTCTCCACCTATTCATTAATACTTTACAACTATTTTATCCTAAGCTACGCCTGTTATATCACACATTCCCCAAATCACATTTTCTAACCTCAAAAAAACTCCCGAGCATAAGCTCAGGAGTAATCATTTATAATTTTTTCATCAAGTTCGCCATTTCAATAGCGCCTGCTGCTGATTCCCAGCCTTTGTTGCCTGCTTTTGTTCCTGCACGTTCAATTGCTTGTTCAATTGAATCTGTAGTCAATACACCAAAGATCACTGGGATATCTGCATGGTCACTTGCTCTTGATACGCCTTTAGCAACTTCGCTACAAACATAATCAAAATGAGGAGTTGCGCCTCTGATAACTGTTCCTAAAGTAACGATGGCATCATAATCCCCACTCACTGCCATCTTTTTCGCGACAAGCGGAATTTCGAAAGCTCCAGGTACCCAAGCAATCGATACATCATCTTCTGCAACACCGTGGCGTTTTAAAGCGTCTTCTGCACCACTTAATAATTTACTTGTAATAAATTCATTAAAACGTCCAACAACTATACCAATTCGTAATCCTTCACCGTTTAAATATCCTTCAAAATGTACAGTCATGCAATCCATCTCCTCTAGTAGATTAATAAGTAGTCAAGTTTTGCTGTTCTTGTTGGTACGTTACTAAATCTTTAATCGTCAATATACCTAAACCAAGTCGTTCCGCCACATGCAACAAATCGTTTACTCGCGCCATCGTTCCATCAGCATTCATAATTTCACAGATAACTCCTGCTGGAGGCGAACCTGCAAGCTTTGCTAAATCTACTGCTGCTTCAGTGTGTCCCGTCCGTTCTAAAACGCCTCCATCTTTTGCGATCAAAGGAAAGATATGACCCGGACGTTTAAAATCAGTTGCTTGAGCATCCGATTTCACTAAGCTAGTAATCGTGTGAGAACGTTCAAACGCACTAATTCCTGTGGTTGTGTCTTTATGATCTACACTGATTGTAAAAGCAGTTCCATATTCATCTGTATTGTGGTCCGTCATAAGACCAATCTGTAAGTTTTGAGCGATTGATTTTGCAATTGGTACGCAGATTAATCCTCTTCCTTCAGTCGCCATCAAATTGACGATTTCAGGGGAAGCGAATTCTGCCAATGCAACAAAATCACCTTCATTTTCTCGGTCTTCATCATCAATTACGATGATGGCTTTACCATTCTTTAAATCTTCGATAGCTTTTTCTACCGTATAAAACATTTGTTTTGCGCCTCCTTTTAAAATCCGTTTTCTGCTAACCAGCTTCTACTGATTTTCGGTTCTGCTGTTTGAATTCGCTCAGTATACTTTGCTAGTAGATCACATTCGATATTGACCTTTTCACCAATCCCTTTTTCTCCTAATAGCGAATCTTCTTGCGTTGTCGGTATAAGAGAAATTGTCACGGTATTATGACCAAGTGCAAAAATTGTCAAAGAAGTACCGTCTACTGCGATTGATCCTTTTAGCATCATATACTTCATCAGCTGAGGCTCAAGCTCTATTGTTTTCGTGATTGCATTCGCTTCTTTTTTCACAGAACGGATAACGCCGACGCCATCAATATGACCACTAACAAAATGGCCACCGAAACGTCCGTTAGCTGGCATAGCGCGTTCTAAATTTACCCGAGAACCTGCTTTCAACCCAATCATCGTTGAAGATTTGACCGTTTCGGGAATCACGTCAACGGTAAAGGTACGAGAAGTGAATGTTGATACAGTTAAACAAACGCCGTTAATGGATATACTGTCTCCGCGCTTAACGTCTTCTAAAATTAGCGCACAGGAAATGGTTAACTCCATTGCTTGTGGCTTAGAGCGAACTGAGGCAACATGTCCAAGTTCTTCAACAATACCTGTAAACATTTAGGCACACTCCTCCATTCTGTTCGCTAAAGCGTATTCAATTTTTGTCTTACGAGTTTTCGGGTGCTTTCCACCATGGGGCGTATAGGTGGTGAGGAAAGATTTTTGCAGAAGAGTTTGAATCCATAACTTAATGTGCCCTGCTTCTT is part of the Planococcus sp. PAMC 21323 genome and encodes:
- the ribH gene encoding 6,7-dimethyl-8-ribityllumazine synthase translates to MTVHFEGYLNGEGLRIGIVVGRFNEFITSKLLSGAEDALKRHGVAEDDVSIAWVPGAFEIPLVAKKMAVSGDYDAIVTLGTVIRGATPHFDYVCSEVAKGVSRASDHADIPVIFGVLTTDSIEQAIERAGTKAGNKGWESAAGAIEMANLMKKL
- the ribB gene encoding 3,4-dihydroxy-2-butanone-4-phosphate synthase, which produces MFYTVEKAIEDLKNGKAIIVIDDEDRENEGDFVALAEFASPEIVNLMATEGRGLICVPIAKSIAQNLQIGLMTDHNTDEYGTAFTISVDHKDTTTGISAFERSHTITSLVKSDAQATDFKRPGHIFPLIAKDGGVLERTGHTEAAVDLAKLAGSPPAGVICEIMNADGTMARVNDLLHVAERLGLGILTIKDLVTYQQEQQNLTTY
- a CDS encoding histidine phosphatase family protein, which gives rise to MNKTIYLIRHCQATGQAPDAQLTGIGNKQAEDLAEFMQQGQVKYIVSSPFTRAIQSIEPIAKQLNLSITIDDRLAERILSSEDLPDWMEKLKASFTDDELKFSGGESGKEATTRAMAAFNDMKDGTAAVTHGNLLGLLLKQFDPQYDFLAWKKLTNPDVFKVTISDENTSVVRLWK
- the ribE gene encoding riboflavin synthase; protein product: MFTGIVEELGHVASVRSKPQAMELTISCALILEDVKRGDSISINGVCLTVSTFTSRTFTVDVIPETVKSSTMIGLKAGSRVNLERAMPANGRFGGHFVSGHIDGVGVIRSVKKEANAITKTIELEPQLMKYMMLKGSIAVDGTSLTIFALGHNTVTISLIPTTQEDSLLGEKGIGEKVNIECDLLAKYTERIQTAEPKISRSWLAENGF